The proteins below come from a single Papaver somniferum cultivar HN1 chromosome 11, ASM357369v1, whole genome shotgun sequence genomic window:
- the LOC113322465 gene encoding uncharacterized protein LOC113322465: protein MKETSTETNPIGQNIIKLISNVCFSVFVFSVLIFTVIAVTYQPPDPWFQSSQALTKTFTQVENATFKTDNSVVKTGEDLSMSPALSPTASLITEATIEISEEKMVNSTSLPVCEEDSNSINCSDPRVLFAIEKFNLKTFKSIVFLDYQKPVDGSKPNECDVAWRFRNKKEKSWRRYLDFRRFRLGIGHNCTYKVTNALRWHSGLNARRPRSRFNSTRSIGSARISPPTTPDEEINDTIPIVGSETAFKKGKYLYYSRGGDYCKGMNQFLWSFLCGLGEAQYLNRTFVMDLSICLSGSYSQSHKDEEGKDFRYYFDFEHLKETASIVEEGEFMKDWKKWDKTRKSKIPVQKVSTYKVTPMQLKKDKSTIIWRQFDAPEPENYWYRVCEGKAANYIQRPWHSLWKSKRLMKIVTEIGGQMDWDFDAVHVVRGEKAQNKELWPHLDGDTSPDAILAKVKEIVHQWRNLYVATNEPFYNYFDRLRSSYKVHLLDDYKELWGNTSEWYNETMLLNDGKAVDFDGYMRVAVDTEVLYRAKTQVETFYNLTMDCKDGINTC from the coding sequence ATGAAAGAAACCAGTACTGAAACAAATCCAATAGGTCAGAACATTATAAAGCTCATTAGTAATGTTTGTTTCTCAGTTTTTGTATTTTCAGTTCTTATCTTTACAGTAATTGCTGTGACTTACCAACCTCCTGATCCGTGGTTTCAATCCTCTCAAGCTCTTACTAAGACTTTCACTCAAGTTGAAAATGCTACTTTCAAGACTGATAATTCTGTTGTTAAAACTGGTGAAGATTTGAGTATGTCACCTGCTTTATCACCCACTGCTTCACTCATCACAGAAGCTACAATTGAGATATCTGAAGAGAAAATGGTGAATTCCACTTCTTTGCCAGTGTGTGAAGAAGATTCAAATTCTATTAATTGTTCAGATCCGCGGGTTCTATTTGCAATCGAGAAGTTTAATCTTAAGACTTTTAAGTCTATAGTGTTCTTAGATTACCAAAAACCTGTAGATGGATCTAAACCTAATGAGTGTGATGTAGCATGGAGATTTAGGAACAAAAAGGAGAAATCATGGCGGAGATACCTAGATTTTAGGAGATTTAGACTTGGTATAGGACACAATTGTACCTACAAGGTGACTAATGCACTTCGGTGGCATTCAGGTTTGAATGCTAGGAGGCCTAGAAGCAGGTTTAATTCAACTAGGAGCATTGGTTCTGCTAGGATTTCTCCTCCTACTACTCCTGACGAAGAGATCAATGACACTATCCCCATCGTAGGATCTGAAACTGCTTTCAAGAAGGGGAAATATCTGTATTACTCGCGGGGAGGAGATTACTGCAAAGGAATGAACCAATTCCTTTGGAGTTTCTTATGTGGTCTTGGGGAGGCTCAGTATTTGAATCGCACATTCGTGATGGATTTAAGTATTTGTTTGTCCGGGTCTTATAGTCAGAGTCACAAAGATGAGGAGGGAAAGGATTTTCGCTACTATTTTGATTTTGAGCATTTAAAGGAAACGGCTTCAATTGTTGAGGAGGGAGAATTCATGAAGGATTGGAAGAAATGGGATAAAACTCGGAAGAGTAAAATTCCTGTTCAGAAGGTTTCAACCTACAAAGTCACACCAATGCAACTCAAAAAAGATAAGAGCACGATTATATGGAGGCAGTTTGATGCACCTGAACCAGAGAATTACTGGTACAGAGTTTGTGAAGGGAAAGCTGCGAACTACATTCAACGGCCATGGCATTCTTTGTGGAAATCTAAGAGGTTGATGAAAATAGTTACCGAAATTGGTGGGCAGATGGACTGGGATTTTGATGCAGTTCATGTTGTCCGAGGAGAGAAAGCGCAGAATAAGGAACTTTGGCCTCATTTAGATGGTGATACTTCCCCAGATGCTATCCTTGCAAAGGTGAAAGAGATTGTTCATCAATGGAGAAATCTTTATGTTGCAACAAATGAGccgttttataattattttgataGATTGAGGTCTAGTTACAAAGTTCATTTGCTTGATGATTACAAGGAACTGTGGGGAAATACGAGTGAGTGGTACAATGAGACAATGTTGCTAAATGATGGGAAAGCAGTTGATTTTGATGGGTATATGAGAGTTGCAGTGGATACTGAGGTTTTGTACAGAGCAAAAACTCAGGTCGAGACATTCTATAATTTGACAATGGATTGCAAGGATGGAATCAATACATGTTGA
- the LOC113323344 gene encoding uncharacterized protein LOC113323344 isoform X1 has protein sequence MAHQGSCYRNYVVSFVILTCISSSIQQVSSKLVLEDGYQVTTILDGNKLNNIINPSSLLPRDDQLIILDTPSSSFYTVSVPISQDSEINRLSGNGVAGFSDGDFGSAMFDRPRSFAVDLKGNVYVADKNNHAIRKITREGVVTIAGGYSRKPGKADGPAQNASFSEDFELFFVPKLCALLIADRGSRLVRQISLKPNDCTFDSQSKLGLTSVSLIGVFCFILGVVIAFGYQFLVSRGLSSNHLFKATWKPCRINLGKTIQIICSDIINAVVKSTLYMLIAKLGWLSISHLALMFRIHRLERNNFCENNFSLLDSNCSNNREVPKEQVMVDQLSDLISFDEDVDTGSRRSRIMLPW, from the exons ATGGCACATCAGGGGTCTTGTTATCGTAATTACGTCGTCTCGTTTGTCATTCTTACTTGTATTTCTTCATCAATCCAGCAAG TTTCTTCGAAGCTTGTATTGGAAGACGGTTACCAAGTCACTACCATACTTGATGGGAATAAGTTGAATAACATTATAAATCCTTCATCTCTTCTTCCTAGAGATGATCAACTTATTATTCTTGATACACCCAGCAGTTCTTTTTACACCGTATCAGTCCCTATTTCCCAAG ATTCGGAGATTAATCGATTATCCGGTAATGGAGTGGCTGGATTCTCAGATGGAGATTTCGGTTCTGCAATGTTCGATAGACCACGAAGTTTTGCTGTTGATTTGAAGGGCAATGTTTATGTAGCTGATAAAAACAACCATGCCATCAGGAAAATTACTAGAGAAG GTGTGGTTACAATTGCGGGAGGATATTCAAGGAAGCCGGGGAAGGCAGATGGCCCTGCTCAAAATGCATCATTCTCAGAAGATTTTGAACTGTTCTTTGTCCCGAAATTGTGCGCCTTATTGATAGCTGACCGAGGAAGTAGATTGGTTCGTCAAATAAGTTTGAAGCCAAATGACTGTACATTTGATTCTCAGTCAA AGCTAGGTTTGACTTCAGTGTCATTGATTGGAGTCTTTTGCTTCATCCTTGGTGTGGTGATTGCATTTGGATATCAATTTCTTGTTTCTcgt GGACTCTCCAGCAACCATCTTTTCAAAGCGACATGGAAGCCTTGCCGAATCAATCTGGGGAAGACAATACAGATCATCTGCTCAGACATAATAAACGCAGTTGTTAAATCAACACTTTACATGCTCATTGCTAAGCTTGGTTGGCTGAGCATATCTCATCTTGCTCTTATGTTTAGGATCCATAGACTAGAAAGAAACAACTTTTGtgaaaataatttttctttgttAGATTCAAATTGTTCAAACAACCGTGAAGTACCCAAGGAACAGGTGATGGTTGACCAATTGAGCGATTTAATTAGTTTTGATGAAGACGTTGATACTGGATCAAGAAGATCAAGAATCATGTTGCCTTGGTAG
- the LOC113320122 gene encoding uncharacterized protein At2g29880-like has translation MDSSDSQPEVDNKGKGKELQWTQEMDECMIKTFAEQATLGHREEKGFNDQAYDAVSKVLSDRLDADVSKKCINHRLKTLRAEHRMVRTLREQSGFEWDSTKNEIIASDSTWNDYIKAHPESKYCRGRSFKWDSDSLDVIIGNDNSTDGFAIVAYDSGASEPEVEEGKVRQLRWTQEMDECMIKILIEQEKLGRKGDRGFKDQAYSAVTRGLSDFLGVDVSRSHIDNRLRTFRTEYRMFRTLREQNEFDWDPVKNKLTASDSIWNEYIKAHPKFKYYRGRACKWNYESLSIILGDNPATGSFPLACIDSSDSQPEVDNKKKGRQLRWTQGMDERLIETVVEQVRLGGKGEKGGFNDQVYNAVSKVLAERLDVDVGRKHIDNRLRTLRTEYRLFSTLRGQTGFCWDPVRSMITAPVGVWNEFIKAHPEFKTCRGRSCKWDYEFLAIIFGSDHLVIMKSSYR, from the exons ATGGATTCCAGCGACTCGCAGCCAGAAGTAGACAACAAGGGTAAAGGAAAAGAGCTCCAGTGGACTCAAGAAATGGACGAATGTATGATAAAAACATTTGCTGAGCAAGCAACGCTAGGTCACAGAGAGGAGAAGGGATTCAATGATCAAGCCTATGATGCTGTTTCAAAAGTTTTGTCTGATAGGCTTGATGCTGATGTATCTAAGAAGTGTATAAATCATCGTCTTAAAACACTTCGAGCTGAACACCGCATGGTTAGGACGTTAAGGGAGCAAAGTGGATTTGAGTGGGACTCAACTAAAAATGAGATCATAGCTTCGGATTCTACTTGGAATGACTACATCAAG GCTCATCCAGAGTCCAAATACTGTCGTGGCAGGTCATTCAAATGGGATTCTGATTCGTTGGATGTTATTATAGGTAATGATAATTCCACTGATGGCTTTGCTATAGTTGCTTACGATTCTGGTGCTTCAGAACCGGAAGTTGAAGAAGGAAAGGTTAGACAACTTAGGTGGACCCAAGAAATGGATGAATGCATGATAAAGATATTGATTGAGCAAGAGAAGTTGGGCCGCAAAGGGGACAGGGGTTTCAAAGATCAAGCATATAGTGCTGTTACGAGGGGTTTATCTGATTTCCTTGGTGTTGATGTGTCTAGAAGTCATATAGATAATAGATTAAGAACGTTCCGAACGGAATACCGAATGTTTCGTACTCTCAGAGAACAGAATGAGTTTGACTGGGACCCAGTAAAAAATAAGCTCACTGCCTCGGATTCGATATGGAACGAGTACATAAAG GCACACCCAAAGTTCAAGTATTATCGTGGAAGAGCATGCAAATGGAACTATGAATCATTGAGTATTATTTTAGGCGATAATCCTGCTACAGGAAGCTTTCCCTTGGCTTGTATTGATTCTAGTGACTCACAACCAGAAGTagacaataagaagaaaggaAGACAACTTAGGTGGACTCAAGGAATGGACGAGCGCTTGATTGAAACTGTTGTTGAGCAAGTAAGATTAGGTGGAAAAGGTGAGAAGGGCGGGTTTAATGATCAAGTTTATAATGCTGTTAGCAAAGTTCTGGCAGAGCGGCTCGATGTTGATGTTGGTAGGAAGCATATAGACAATCGGCTTAGGACACTTCGCACGGAATACAGATTGTTCAGTACTTTGAGAGGGCAGACTGGATTCTGTTGGGACCCCGTTAGAAGTATGATTACCGCGCCAGTTGGTGTATGGAATGAGTTCATTAAG GCACACCCAGAATTTAAGACATGTCGTGGCAGGTCATGCAAATGGGATTACGAGTTTTTGGCTATTATTTTTGGCAGTGATCACCTAGTAATCATGAAATCAAGTTACCGATAG
- the LOC113323344 gene encoding uncharacterized protein LOC113323344 isoform X2 — translation MAHQGSCYRNYVVSFVILTCISSSIQQVSSKLVLEDGYQVTTILDGNKLNNIINPSSLLPRDDQLIILDTPSSSFYTVSVPISQDSEINRLSGNGVAGFSDGDFGSAMFDRPRSFAVDLKGNVYVADKNNHAIRKITREGVVTIAGGYSRKPGKADGPAQNASFSEDFELFFVPKLCALLIADRGSRLVRQISLKPNDCTFDSQSKLGLTSVSLIGVFCFILGVVIAFGYQFLVSRTGTLQQPSFQSDMEALPNQSGEDNTDHLLRHNKRSC, via the exons ATGGCACATCAGGGGTCTTGTTATCGTAATTACGTCGTCTCGTTTGTCATTCTTACTTGTATTTCTTCATCAATCCAGCAAG TTTCTTCGAAGCTTGTATTGGAAGACGGTTACCAAGTCACTACCATACTTGATGGGAATAAGTTGAATAACATTATAAATCCTTCATCTCTTCTTCCTAGAGATGATCAACTTATTATTCTTGATACACCCAGCAGTTCTTTTTACACCGTATCAGTCCCTATTTCCCAAG ATTCGGAGATTAATCGATTATCCGGTAATGGAGTGGCTGGATTCTCAGATGGAGATTTCGGTTCTGCAATGTTCGATAGACCACGAAGTTTTGCTGTTGATTTGAAGGGCAATGTTTATGTAGCTGATAAAAACAACCATGCCATCAGGAAAATTACTAGAGAAG GTGTGGTTACAATTGCGGGAGGATATTCAAGGAAGCCGGGGAAGGCAGATGGCCCTGCTCAAAATGCATCATTCTCAGAAGATTTTGAACTGTTCTTTGTCCCGAAATTGTGCGCCTTATTGATAGCTGACCGAGGAAGTAGATTGGTTCGTCAAATAAGTTTGAAGCCAAATGACTGTACATTTGATTCTCAGTCAA AGCTAGGTTTGACTTCAGTGTCATTGATTGGAGTCTTTTGCTTCATCCTTGGTGTGGTGATTGCATTTGGATATCAATTTCTTGTTTCTcgt ACAGGGACTCTCCAGCAACCATCTTTTCAAAGCGACATGGAAGCCTTGCCGAATCAATCTGGGGAAGACAATACAGATCATCTGCTCAGACATAATAAACGCAGTTGTTAA